A window of the Sabethes cyaneus chromosome 1, idSabCyanKW18_F2, whole genome shotgun sequence genome harbors these coding sequences:
- the LOC128745847 gene encoding uncharacterized protein LOC128745847, translated as MIDLVNVVHAIACVVTMLQFVTEFVLLNEFKEFWLNDYCKTCPTIQFLGIAVASVLHIQYGNMLQDGTMIRVYTVGLLVSIALMCAIYYRILSNFSKAKYMIGYGAAVALTCVILCYVRYEDPKELEFRFGIIRTVVQLLIIAPPLICFGFIGVWLWGLSFMLGFAATLSWMLYGILLGNHTLVIEKISATVIYIYIFIHVLT; from the exons ATGATTGATTTGGTGAATGTGGTGCATGCGATAGCCTGCGTCGTGACTATGCTGCAATTCGTCACGGAATTTGTTTTATTGAATGAATTCAAAGAATTCTGGTTAAATGACTATTGCAAAACTTGTCCTACCATTCAATTTTTGGGTATTGCAGTTGCTTCTGTTCTGCATATCCAGTACGGTAACATGCTACAGGATGGTACCATGATACGAGTCTACACTGTGGGTTTGCTGGTCAGTATAGCCCTAATGTGTGCTATCTATTATCGTATCCTGTCAAATTTTAGTAAAGCTAAGTATATGATAGGATACGGAGCCGCAGTGGCGTTAACCTGCGTGATACTTTGCTATGTGCGATACGAGGATCCAAAGGAGCTCGAGTTCCGATTCGGAATTATACGAACGGTTGTGCAATTACTGATAATTGCGCCGCCGTTGATATGCTTT GGTTTCATAGGGGTATGGCTTTggg GACTATCGTTTATGCTCGGATTTGCAGCGACGCTTTCATGGATGCTATATGGCATACTACTCGGAAATCACACTCTCGTG ATAGAAAAGATTTCCGCAACAGTCATCTACATCTATATTTTTATACACGTACTGACGTAA